ATTTCTTCTACGTCATTTCGGCTTGGTTTTACCGAAAAGTCAACTGCATTTAATCCCGCCAAAATATCCTGATGATGTTGTTTGTAGAATTTCGGACCAATATCTGCCACAATTAATTTATCGACAATTTCAGGATGCGTTGTCGCAAAAAGCATGGCCACTTTTCCACCCATTGAATGCCCAAGAATATCAACTCGGGTTAAATTATTAGCTTGGCAGTATTCAAACACATCTTGAACCATTGCTTCGTAACTCCATTCATCTGAATGAAAACTGCGTCCGTGGTTTCTTAAATCTAAAATATGAACTTGAAATCCGGCTTCTACATATTGTCCGGCAAGCGTTTTCCAGTTATCTGACATTCCCAGAAACCCATGCATGATTATAAATGGTTTTCCTTCGCCTTCTATTTTTGAGTAAAGCATATTTTTTTGTTTTTTACTTTAAAGAATTACTTTAATTTATTAAGATACATATTTACCGTATTATCCAAACCAAGATAAAGCGCTTCTGAAATTAAAGCATGGCCGATAGAAACTTCTAATAACCCTGGAATATTATCTTTAAAAAATTTGATATTATCTAAACTCAAATCATGTCCTGCATTGATTCCCAAACCTAATTCGTTTGCCAATTTAGCTGCTTCGACATACGGATCAATTCCTCTTTCGTTTCCTAAACTATATTGATGTGCAAAAGATTCTGTATACAATTCGATTCTATCTGTTCCTGTTTTTTTAGCACCTTCGATCATTTCTAGAATCGGATCAACAAAAATTGAAGTTCTGATTCCGTTTTTTTGAAATTCCTGAATTACTTCGGTTAAGTATTCTTGATTTTTAATGGTATCCCAGCCCGCAGAAGAAGTAATGGCACCAATGGCATCTGGAACCAATGTAACTTGATCTGGTTTACATTCTAAAACCAAATCAATAAAATTATGCTGCGGATTTCCTTCAATATTATATTCAGTTGTTACAATTGCTTTTAAATCACGTGCATCCTGATAGCGGATATGACGCTCGTCTGGGCGTGGGTGAATCGTGATTCCTTGCCCGCCAAATCGCTGAATATCGACAGCTACTTTTAATAAATCAGGTACATTTCCGCCTCGGGCATTTCGAAGCGTTGCAATTTTATTGATATTTACACTTAACTTTGTCATATAAATAGATAATTAATTCTAGTAACACTATATTTGTTACAGCAAAAATACAAAGTAAAACAGAGCAGTTTTTGGTATTTTTTGATTATTTTGCATCAAATATCTTCAATTGATTTATGACAGAAATTACAAACTATATCACAAATGATTTCAGAGCGATTGATAGTCAGGAAACGATAGCCTCGATTCAAGACTTTTTTATCGATGTAAATTTTTCTCATTTCCCTATTTTAGAAGACGGGGTTTTCATTGGAAGTATCTCTTCTGATGATATCGACACTTTTGACAGTGACAAAAAAGCGATTGATTACAAATATACTTTAGAACGTTTTTTTGCCAGAAAATCAATGATCTGGCTGGATGTTTTAGAAATCTTCGCCAAAAATCACACAAACGTAATCCCTATTCTTGACGAAAATAATACCTACATAGGGTATTATGAAATGGAAGACATCATGAATTTCTTTCAGGAAACGCCATTTTTAAAAGAACAAGGCGGTATTATTATCGTTCAAAAAGGTCTTTTGGATTATTCAATGAGTGAAATTACACAGATTGTAGAGAGCAATAATGGAAAAGTGTTAGGCTGTTTTATTTCTGAAGCTGATTTGGAAAATGTCCAGATTACGGTAAAAATTGGTTTGGGAGCCATCAACGAAATCATTCAAACGTTCCGACGATATGGTTACGAAATTATCTCAGAGCATCAGGAAGACACTTATATTAACAGTTTAAAAGAAAGGTCTGATTATTTAGACAAATACCTCAATATATAAATTATGAATGTGCCAATGAGAAAATTAGTTAATTAGATAATTTCGCATTTCCCAATTATCTAATTGACACATTGACAAATTCTCTAATTTAGCAAAGAATGAAAATAGCCATTTACGGACAATATTATCAAAACAGTACAGAGCCGATCATTAAAGATATTTTTTCTTTTTTCAACGCCAACAATGTTGAAATTATAATAGAAGAAAATTTTCTGAAAATGCTCTACGAAAAACAGCTTATAAAAAAAGAATATAAGACGTTTTCACCATGTACCATTTTAGATAATAGCTTTGAGATGGTAATTAGTATTGGCGGCGACGGAACAATATTAAGAGCCGCAGCTTTAGTCCGTAATTCAGGCGTTCCATTATTAGGAATTAATGCTGGAAGATTGGGATTTCTGGCCAAAGTACAAAAAGAAAACATTGATAGTTTACTTCAGTATGTAATTGATCAAAATTATACCACTTCGGAAAGAACTTTACTGGGATTGACTTCTGAACCAGATAATGAAGCTTTTAAAGAACTTAATTTTGCCATGAACGAGGTCACCGTGAGCCGTAAAGACACAACCTCGATGATTACTGTTGAAACCTATTTAAACAATGAATATTTAAATTCATATTGGGCCGACGGCCTTATTATTTCTACGCCTACTGGTTCTACTGGTTACTCTCTAAGCTGTGGCGGACCGATTTTAACTCCGGATGTAAAAAGCTTAGTAATCACTCCAATTGCACCGCATAACTTAACCGCCAGACCACTGGTTATCCCTGACGACACCGAAATTACTCTTCGTGTCACAGGACGAGAAGACCAGTATTTAGTTTCTTTAGATTCAAGGATTTCTTCTGTAAAGAATGAATCTATTCTCAAAATCAAAAAAACCGACTATAAAATTAAAATGGTTGAAATTCCAGGCGAAACTTTTTTGAAAACACTGAGAAATAAACTGCTTTGGGGAGAAGACAAAAGAAATTAAGCGCATTTATTGTTTCCTACTATACGATAATACCACATTTTCTCGTTCTGCTTGTATTGAATCATCATTAAATGTCTCTAAATCACATCATAAATTGAAAAAAAAGCACATTTAATCAAAGGAACGTTGATTCGTATCGATAATTATTATATTTGCACGCAATTTTGAATTAAATGAAGAAAATTTTTAATTTATTGTTATGTTTTTTCCCTTTTATTACACTAAATGCTCAAATAAATGAGCTTGGTGTTTTTATTGGTGGAAGCAACTTTGTTGGAGACGTTGGAAGCACAACTTACATTAATCCTCAAAAGCTTACTTTAGGCGTTTTGTATAAGTGGAATAAAAGTCCGAGACATTCTTACCGTTTATCCTACATGCAGTCAACCATTACAGGAAACGATTTAGATTCTGATGAAACAGGCAGAAGCCAAAGAGGATATCGCTTTGACAATGATGTAAAAGAATTTTCTGCAGGTTTAGAATTCAATTTTTTCGATTTCAATCTTCATGATTATCATACAAAAGTTACACCTTATATATATTCAGGTGTAAGCTTTTTTATTTATGACGGTTTATACCGTTATATTGATACCCCAAATGTCACGCATAAAATTAATTCGAATTCCTTTGCGATACCTATGACACTGGGTGTAAAATCTAATGTATTCCCTAACCTGGTTTTAGGAGCCGAAGTTGGAGCAAGATATACTTTTACAGACAATATTGACGGAAGTAATCCCAGCACCAGCAATACAAGCATCAAAAAATTTGGAAATTTAAACAATAATGACTGGTATGTCTTTTCAGGTATTACAGTAACGTATACCTTTGGACAAAAACCCTGCTATTGCGCACAATAATAAAAATGAATTTAATAGACTCGATAGACCACTCAAACTTACCTAAACATCTGGCCATAATTATGGACGGAAATGGACGATGGGCCAAACAACAAGGCTTTTTAAGAGCCTTTGGACATGAAAACGGAACAAAATCTGTAAAAAAAACAATCACAACTTGTGCTAAATTAGGTATTGAGTACCTAACTCTTTACGCTTTTTCAACAGAGAACTGGAACCGCCCTAAAATGGAAGTCGAGGCCTTAATGAAAATCTTAATCAATTCCTTAAAAAAAGAACTGGTAACCTTGCAGGAAAACAATATCAGACTCAATGCAATTGGGAATCTTGACAAATTACCAAAAAACGCGCAAAAGGAACTTTTAGACGTAATTGACAAAACTAAAAACAATACCAGACTTACGTTAACTCTCGCTTTAAGCTACGGATCAAGAGAGGAATTAGTAAATGCTGTCAGACAGATTAGTGATAAAGTTAAAAATAATATAATTTCAATAGACACTATTGACGATTCAATTATAAATGAGCATCTTTACACGCAAAATTTACCTGACGTAGATTTATTAATACGAACAAGTGGAGAACATAGAATAAGTAATTTTCTGCTGTGGCAAATCGCCTATGCTGAATTGTATTTTACGAATGTCTTGTGGCCAGACTTTAAAGACGAAGATTTATATGAGGCTATTATTAGTTATCAAAAAAGAGAACGTAGATTTGGAAAAACCAGTGAACAAATTAAATAAACTTTTAGTGTTACAAAAAAGAATACCGCAAATAATCTGTACCCTATTATTATTGGGTAGTTTTTCACAAGTTAAAGCTCAGGAAAGAGTTCCTTTTGATCAAGGAAAAAGATACATTCTGGCTAAAGTTTCTGTTGTTGGTAAAATAAGCTTCAATGAACAAACTGTCGTTACCTTTTCTGGTCTTCAAAAAGGACAGGAAATAACCGTTCCGGGCGAAGAAATCAGTGGTGCAATTAAAAAATTAGGAAAGCTTGGTCTTTTCGACGAGATTGCTTTCTATATAAATAAGGTAGAAAATGATAGTATTTATTTAGATTTAAATATTGTCGAACTTCCAAAATTAAACGACGTTAAAATAACGGGCGTTAAGAAGAGTAAAATCGAAGGACTTATTAAGGATAACAACCTGACTAAAAACAAAATTGTCAACGAAAACTTAATTACAACGACTAAAAATTACATCGAAAACAAATATAAAAAAGACGGTTTTTACAATACCAAAGTAACTATTACAACCACTCCTGACAGCACATCTGGGCATCAGGTAAACATGCTTGTACGAGTTGATAAAGGCGATAAAGTAAAAATCAGTAAAATTGACTTTACAGGAAACGAACAACTCAGCGACAGTCAGTTAAGATCTGCCATGAAAGACACGAAGCAGAAAAATATTTTACGTGTATTTAAATCTTCTAAATTCATTCCAGAAAAGTATAAAACTGACTTAGAAAAAGTTATCGCAGCTTATAAAGAAAAAGGATATCGCGATGCACGTATCATCTATGACTCTGTTACTTACAACAAACAGAAGAACATGCTTGCTATTAAAATTAATGTAGAAGAAGGAAACAAATACTACTTTGGAAATATTAAATTTTTAGGAAATACAGTATATTCAGACCAACAGTTAAACCGTTATTTAGGAATCAAAAAAGGAGAAACTTATAATGGCGTTTTACTTGAAAAAAGAATCGCTGATAACTCAAAACCTGATGGTGAAGACATCACGAACTTATACCAAAACAACGGTTATTTATTCTCTAAAATTAACGCTGTAGAGGTAAAAACGGTAAACGATACAATCGATTTTGAAATTAGAATCACAGAAGGTCCTATTGCCTATTTCAACAAAATCTATGTTACTGGAAACGACAAAACAAATGACCATGTAATTTACCGTGAGTTAAGAACTAAACCAGGAAACAAATACAGTAAAGAAGAATTAGTAAGAACTATTCGTGAGATTGGACAATTAGGTTTCTTCGATCCTGAATCTATTAAACCTGAGTTTAGAAACGTTGATCCTGCTGCAGGAACAGTTGACATTGAATATCAATTAGTAGAAAAAGGATCAAGCCAAGTTGAGTTACAAGGTGGTTACGGCGGTGGAGGTTTCATCGGTACGTTGGGACTTTCTTTCAACAACTTTTCGGCAAGAAAATTATTTGATAAAGAAGCCTATAAACCGCTTCCGATGGGAGATGGACAAAAAGTAGCACTTCGTTTACAAGGAAGTACATATTTCCAAACCTACAGTTTATCATTCTCAGAACCATGGTTTGGAGGCAAAAAACCAGTACAATTTAGTTCTTCAATATCATATAGCAAACAATTTAACAACAATTATATTACAAGAACTGTTGATAGAAGCCAAAGTTTTAATATTTTTACAGTCCAAGTTGGTTTAGCAAAACGTTTAACTGTACCTGATGATTATTTCGTTCTTTCACAATCTGTTAGTTATCAGCATTATGATTTGAATAATTATTACACAGGATTGTTTACCTTTGGTAATGGAGCTTCACGAAACCTTGCGTATACAATAGGAATTTCAAGAAGTAATAAAGGGGTTAACCCAATATTCCCAACTTATGGTTCGGAGTTCAGTTTATCAGCAAAAGTAACACCTCCGTACTCTTTATTTAATGGTATTAATTATGGTGATTTACAAAATCAGAAAGAATACAAAACACAATATACAGGTACAACAACCACTACAGGTGCAGATGGTCAGGCTATAAATCCTGGTGATTATACAAAAACTGAAACCATCAACGGAACATCTGGAACTGTAAGTGTTGGATCAGACTATAAAAGTGCTGATACTGATGTTGCAAAAGTCGATCAGAAAAAATACAATTGGTTAGAATATTATAAAGTTAAATTTAAAGCAGACTGGTATACTAAGATTTATGGTAAATTAGTTTTAAGAACCTTAACTGAATTTGGTTTCTTAGGAGCTTATGATCAATCAAGAGGAGTTGTTCCATTTGAGCGTTTCTACTTAGGAGGAGACGGTATGGCAAACTACTCTATGGATGGTCGAGAAACAATACAATTAAGAGGATATCCTAATAACTCGTTAACCCCAATTATCGAAGACAGAACTAGTTCTAGATACGGACAACAGATTGGAGCAACGATTTATAATAAATTCTCAATGGAATTACGTTATCCAATTACATTAAAGTCATCAGCATCTATATACGCCTTAACATTTTTAGAAGCAGGTTCTTCTTATCCGACATTTAGAGATTATAATCCGTTTGACTTGAATCGTTCTGCTGGTCTTGGTTTACGTGTTTTCATGCCTGCATTTGGATTATTAGGTATTGATTTTGGTTACGGTTTCGACGCATTGCCAGGATCTGTTACTAATAAAGCAAATGGCTGGGAAACTCACTTTATTATTGGACAACAATTTTAAAGAAATAACGTTTGGTTAAAAATCATCGAATAAAGTAATGTTATGAGAAAACAATTTTTATTTATATTTTTAGCCTTGATTGTAGCAAATACAAGTCAGGCACAGAGTAGAACGACTAGAATTGGCTACATTGATATGGAATACATTTTAGAGAATGTATCCGATTATAAAGAAGCTAAGTCCCAATTAGAGTTAAAAGCTCAAAAATGGAAACAGGAAATAGAGGCTAAAAAATTAAATATAAATAAACTCAAAGAAAATTTAAATACTGAAAAAGCATTACTTACCAAAGAATTAATTGAAGAAAGAGAAACTGAAATTAAATTTCTTGAAACTGAAATGCTGGATTACCAAGAAAAACAGTTTGGCGCTGATGGTAATTTAATGAGACAAAAATCTGCATTGGCAAAACCTATTCAAGATCAGGTTTTCACAGCAGTTCAAGATATAGCCGAAGCAAAAAATTACGATTTTGTTTTCGATAAGTCAGCAGACTTAACAATGCTTTTCAGCAACAAAAGATATGACATAAGCGATCAGGTTTTACGTATTTTAAACAGAACCGAAAAACGCGAACAATTGACTAAAAAACAATTGAAAGAACAGGAAGCAAAAGAAAATCGTGAAAACGAAATCGATGAAAATCCTACTTTAGCGAATCGCCAGAAAGCACTGGACGATAAAAAAGCGGCGAGAGAAAAGCTTATTGAAGACAGACGTTTAGAGCAAGAAGCGAAGAAAAAAGAATACGAAGACAGAAGAAAAGCAATTCAAGCTGAAAGAGAGGCTAAAAAAAATGGCACGGTTTCTGAACCAGCTAAAACAACCGAAACAGCTAAACCTGCGGAAACAGCAAAAACAAGTACGAGTACAACAAATACGAATACAACTGAAACCGCTAAACCCGCTGTAACAGGCGAAACCACAACAGAACCTGCAGTAAATAAAGCTGAAGAAAGACAAAAGCTTTATGAGCAGCGTAAGAAAGAATTAGAGGAAAGAAGGAAAAAAATACTCGAAGAGCGAGAAGCGGCCAAAAAAGCAAAAGAGGCCGAAACACAAAAAACAAATACGACCAATAATTAATTAATATTTTAAAAATGATGAAACAAATCAAAACTTTACTAATTGCTGCAATTCTAGTTTTAGGAGCAAGTAACACAATGAACGCACAGGCGAAGGTTGCCCATGTTGATGTTAGCGAGATTATGTCGAAAATGCCTGCGATGCTTGATGCTCAAAATCAACTGCAAAAATTAAGTGGGACATATGATGCTGAATACAAAAAAATGGTTGATGAATATCAAACTAAAATCAAAAAGTATGAGGCAGAAGCTGCAACAGTAACTGAAGCTGTTAACGGTGACCGTTCTAAAGAAGTTCAAGATATGCAAAAAAGAATTGTTGATTACAGAGACAATGCTCAAAAAGAATTGCAACAAAAAGAAACTGACATCGTAAAACCATTAATGGAAAAAGTAAGAGCTTCAATCCAAAAAATTGGAAAAGCTAAAGGTTACCAATACGTTTTAGATGGTTCTACTTTATTATTAGCTGATGGTCCAAACATCACTGCTGATGTGAAAAAAGACTTAGGTTTCTAAGAAAAACTTTAATTACATAAAAACGGCTCAAGCTTAAAAGTTTGAGCCGTTTTTTTTTAGACCATATAAACTCAAAAAAAGGGAACTGATACAAGCCCCCTCTTCTTCAATACACAAAAGTGCATTAAGTTCTTGGAGGACATTTAGTTCCTGATGGAAAACATTCCCAGATAGGCTTTCTGACTTCATCAAATCCAACGATACAAGCAATGCCATAGCATTCTGGTGCATTTCCTCCATTAATTTTTTTCATCTCTTCTTTAGTCAGCTTTTCAGATGACAATTTTTCAATAATTTTCATAGTGTTATTGTTTTTTGGGTGAAGCATAAATATAGTATTTTATTTACAATAAAATATCTTTTTATTTAAAAAACCAAATTGCAGAGAAAGTAAAAAATACTAATTTTGTAGTATGACAAACAATAATCCTATAGGCATTTTTGACTCAGGAATTGGAGGAACTTCAATCTGGAGCGAAATCCATGCACTACTTCCGCACGAAAAAACTATATATTTAGCCGACAGTAAAAATGCTCCTTACGGGCAAAGAACAAAAGATGAAATTGTTGCGCTAAGCAAAAAAAATGTCGAATTTTTACTAGAAAATAACTGTAAATTAATTGTTGTAGCGTGTAATACTGCTACCACAAATGCTATTACAGAACTTCGTAGTGATTATAACGTTCCTTTTATTGGTATTGAGCCAGCAATTAAACCTGCAGCTAATAATTCGCAGACACAAGTTATTGGGATTTTAGCAACACAAGGAACACTAAACAGTGAGCTTTTTAACAAAACGGCCGAGATGTTTCAACACACTACCATTATCGAACAGGTAGGTCACGGATTAGTGCAGTTAATTGAAGATGGAAATTTATATTCTCCTGAAATGACTCAATTATTAGAATCTTATCTACAGCCTATGATCGAAGCCAATATCGATTACCTTGTTTTAGGCTGCAGCCACTACCCTTACCTGATTCCACAAATTAAAAAAATACTTCCGGAGCATATTAAAATTATAGACTCAGGCGAAGCAGTAGCAAGACAAACACAAAATATTTTACGTGATAAAGTTGGCTTTACAGATGCTCAGCACAACGATCCTGTATTTTATGTAAATTCAAACCCAGCGGTTTTGAGCTCTATTTTAGACAACAAATATCCCGTTATAGAAAAAGAGTTTTAAACGATTTAATCGAATTTTCGTTTCACAAACCAAATTCCGTCCAAAGACAAATTAATAGACAGTTTATGATAATTCTCTTTAATCAAATTATCAGAGATACGTCCTTTTTGTCCATATGAATATGAAATATTGATTGCCGAAAAAGTATTTTCAATGGGCAGGTTCACACCAAAAGAAATCGCGGCATTGTTCACCCTTTTCCCGTCTACTTCTAAGTAACCCGTATCAAAATTAGCACCGGCCGAATATTGAACACGATCCCAATATTTCCGTATATTTTTCTTGGGATTAAAATAAGTAAATCCCAAAGCAAATCGGTCTTGATTTACAAATGTGCCATATAACTCCGATTGATTAGTATCTTTCCAAAGGCTCTTTTCGTAATCTAGAGTCATATTCAAAACATTTTTAAATCGCTTGCTTATACCAATTCCAATTTCTAGAGGCATGTAATAATCATCAACATTTGAAGATGCCTCAGATTCTAAAGAACTTACAACTTCATTAGAAATAGTTTCTACAGATTGCACTTTAGAACCTTTTATTTGTGCTGGAAGTTTGAAAGTGGTTCCTATTGTAAGTGTTGAATCGATAACATACTGCGTTCCTAAAGTCGCCCTAAAACCATTATAATCTGTCTTTTTATGAACAGTAGTAAGTGAACTTGCAATTAAAAATGAGCGATCATCAACAACATTCCCAAACAATAAAGCTGCTGATGCACCTACAGTCAATTTTTTACCAAAACGATATCCGTAAGAGAAATCGAAATTATTTAATCCTCCAGAGCCTTCTGCTGTTAAAGTATAGGTTTCCTGACTATCAGCAATAGGCAGAACAAGGTTTGAAATTTTAAAGGTTGAACTTGAGTAAGGCCTTAATGCTACACTAAAAGCCGAATTTTTAGTAACCGGAAAAGCAAATGCTAAATGCGAAAACTGAAAATTATTTCTCTTTTCGGTTCTTGATCCGCTTTCGTATGTTGTTCCGATTGCCTTCCCTCCTATGTCAAACATAAAATGATTTAGAGGCATGAAACCTAATGAAGCAGGATTTAAATTATTGATAAAACTAGTTGAAGGCAATGCAATACCTGAAGATCCAATTGAAGGTATTGAACCAAAATCTGAATCGTATACACTCCCTACTCCATACAATGAATAAGGCGAACTTGAAATACTTTGCGAAAATGAAGTCAGCGACATTAAAATGAAGCAGCTTAAAAAAACTATTTTATTTTTCATCTAATATGAGAGATAATAAATTTTGAGTTGAATTTTATTGTCCTGATGTTTTTGATCTCCTAAAACAAGTCGGTTAACCGATTTAGAAATTCCTGGCAGAGTCAAAATCAAAGAAGATCTGGAATCAGCCGAACGCAGCATTTCCTTTTGAAGAAAATTCCCTAACGGAATGGTATAACCCACATTCTCATTAAACTCGTCGCTTTTCTTGTTTAGGATTCCGAATACTGCCGCTCCTGATGAACTCTGTAGAGAACCGCTGATTCTGTTGAGATTATCTCCCACATACACCTTAAGAGAATCTGCCAGCGGGTATTTATCTGAATACGAATTATTGACGGGTTTCAGAATTAATTTAGCATCAACGATAGCTCCGTTATCCGAAATGTATTTGAGCTTTTTTATGTTCGGAAAATCGATTCTGCAGGCCACTCCGGTTCCAGACTGAATAAATCCTTGTTTGTTGGTTGCCGCACTGGAAAGTTTACTGCTGGATATGGGCAGATTTTGAATAAGTGTTCCTGTTTTATCTAGCGAAATAGAATTAAACTGTTTATCAGTATTTAAAACCGTAAAATCAAGATAATACGATTCGTCTTCGGTATCGGCTTGGTATTTTGAATAATACAAACGCACTTTGCTGGTCGAAGTACTAAACCCAATTACACTAGAAGAGTTGGAAGTGGAAGGAACAAGAACAAGTCCTTTTAGATATTCTGTAAAAGAATCAAAATTGGTAATTTCCCTGCTTTTTATTTTTTGGAAAAGAGCGGCTCCTAAAGCATCATTCATTCTAATGTTGATTGAGTCTTTCTCTGTTGGACGTGGTTTATATGAAATCGTTCCTAAACTTTCATCGCTATAAGTCAGAGTTGAATTATTGTAAAAACTATCATCATCTGTATTTGGTTTTACTTTTTGTGTAAGACGATGAATATCAAATTTCTGAACCTGCGTCGTATCTCCGTAATAATAATTATCATACTTTAAAATCATTGAAATAGAATCGAAGACAAAATTTACAGCTTCTGTATCTGAACCCGAATTGTTCAGCGCATAGGAACTGCCCGAAAGCTGGAAATAACTGTTTGATTTTACTTTCCCGAAAATAGGATCATCATAATTTCCAATTAAAATACGGCTTTGACTTGAAGTTACCAGCGAATCAAAATTGATGGTAGACATTTCGACTGTTACTGTATCGATCATAACTACTTTATTGCTTAAAGCTAAATAATCAGATCCTACAACAAATTCTCCCGCATCTGTATCTGTGCCACATGAAAACATCGTCAAAGCAAAAAACAACAGTAATAAAAACTTACGCATAACTAATTTTTTGGACAAATATAAATTGCCCTCTTCTGCACTGCATCATAACATATACTACTGCGTGTTTTTGGTCTATTAATGCTCTTAAATCATCTATGACAGTGTTACGCTCATTAATATTTCATTCGGCATTAAAAACAGCTGTTTTGTCTATCAAAACGAGCCGTATATATATATTCTTTTTTTAAGCCCAGGCGTCAGCCTACTTTTGAGCCAATAAATTAGGTAATGAAAGTAAGATTTATAATTTGTTTGTTTTTTGTAATGCTGTTTTTAAACATGAATGCACAGGAAAACTTTTCGGCCGCATTGAATTTTAAAACAGAGCCAGTCGATAAAATTGATTTTAATGAAACTAGTTTTTCATTGTTCTTCAACGAAAATCTGACTCAAAAAAGCACTATCAAAAACACATTGAATTATTCGAATCTAAATGTAAACTATGATTTAGGAGATTTTGAATCATTTCAAAACATCGACAAATTCCAAAAAATAGAAGACAAAATTGAATTCTCACAGGAAATTTCAAACTCAACAAAACTTCATTTTTCGGTTACGCCAATGTTTAGTTTCCAGCAGGATTTAGATTTTACTGATTTTACGCTTTTAGGAAGTTTTGAAATAAGCCAGCAATTAAATCCGAAAACAACTTTAAGTATTGGAGCAGCCCGAACAACAGTTTTTGGAAATCCAAAATTCCTGCCAACTGCATCCATACGCTATACGCCAAATGATAAAACGAATGTATGGATTGGTTTTCCGGAGTCCAGCATTTCTTATTCAAACAATACCAGAAATAAGTTCATGCTGAATAATAGTTTCAACGGAAGCTTTTACAATTTAGATGCTCAGAGTAATTTAAACAATACAGCAAAAGCATCTTTATCGCAAATGACTACTTCATTGGAATATGAAAGAAACGTTGATAGAAACTGGTTTTTGAATTTTAAAGCTGGATATAATTTTAATAAACAAT
This is a stretch of genomic DNA from Flavobacterium endoglycinae. It encodes these proteins:
- a CDS encoding DUF4270 family protein, which gives rise to MRKFLLLLFFALTMFSCGTDTDAGEFVVGSDYLALSNKVVMIDTVTVEMSTINFDSLVTSSQSRILIGNYDDPIFGKVKSNSYFQLSGSSYALNNSGSDTEAVNFVFDSISMILKYDNYYYGDTTQVQKFDIHRLTQKVKPNTDDDSFYNNSTLTYSDESLGTISYKPRPTEKDSINIRMNDALGAALFQKIKSREITNFDSFTEYLKGLVLVPSTSNSSSVIGFSTSTSKVRLYYSKYQADTEDESYYLDFTVLNTDKQFNSISLDKTGTLIQNLPISSSKLSSAATNKQGFIQSGTGVACRIDFPNIKKLKYISDNGAIVDAKLILKPVNNSYSDKYPLADSLKVYVGDNLNRISGSLQSSSGAAVFGILNKKSDEFNENVGYTIPLGNFLQKEMLRSADSRSSLILTLPGISKSVNRLVLGDQKHQDNKIQLKIYYLSY
- a CDS encoding DUF6268 family outer membrane beta-barrel protein, which codes for MKVRFIICLFFVMLFLNMNAQENFSAALNFKTEPVDKIDFNETSFSLFFNENLTQKSTIKNTLNYSNLNVNYDLGDFESFQNIDKFQKIEDKIEFSQEISNSTKLHFSVTPMFSFQQDLDFTDFTLLGSFEISQQLNPKTTLSIGAARTTVFGNPKFLPTASIRYTPNDKTNVWIGFPESSISYSNNTRNKFMLNNSFNGSFYNLDAQSNLNNTAKASLSQMTTSLEYERNVDRNWFLNFKAGYNFNKQYKLTDSDNHTTYDFNTGNGYMLGIGIKYKH